One part of the Alistipes onderdonkii genome encodes these proteins:
- a CDS encoding hybrid sensor histidine kinase/response regulator transcription factor, translated as MESRVKCAVCAVAMCLVLRAGSGMEHKFRYYTDNSGLSSNTIQCLYQDDKGYVWVGTADGLDRFNSYDFTNYRSDYRRRNTLENNCIYSLCGEGFPNGDRIWVGTSDGVYIFDSKDESFVHLPILGSDGRERRNLLVYSLAADVAGNMWIGTLGDGLYRYSLKSGTFEHYNAAKYPEAFSSDVIVKILLDHDNNIWVASGGGSLLSRYNPENNRFSTFRVEDTLTREPISRISTMCQDSFGDIWIAGYACELYKFELSRLTFTCNRPEDGEAYGRVRSMIEYAPGIIMLGTDHGLVNFNTKNRSFEHVDNGTTNRNGRLNDKFIHSILKDRDGGVWIGTYFGGINYLSPLSSLFTLIEAGEGCGHIISKFCEDPEGNIWIGSDDGGLSLYNPRTGSYTPVAVDPRDRALNIHALTIDGGWLWVGTYGDGLYRIDLRTRQMKHFTQAGTGLDNLDVYSVFRDSRGQLWIGTKMGICRYDDVSQTITCAFGLGHNSDVVDICEDARGHLWFASLGKGLIRYGFDDGRFALCSHDSGGGLSDFVSCLAVEGDNLWIGTHGCGLCRYDIAADTLSREFDMLPYGNCAVFQIVQNGGELWLTTNRGLLKYSPGNGPQSIYKFTSDDGLLANIFNANSGIKSSTGHIYIGCNNGINKFYPYDFTRRENSAKLSVVFPDFKLFNRSVPVDGRLLSNTIDCQRSVRLRGRKMSFSLDFIALNFSSPLRTVYRYRLENFDDKWITTGLDEGAGVQHVSYTNLPPNRYRFVVSASTGGEQFGEEAVVEILVLPPWWMARAMVVAYGVLALLAVAGGGLWLRRRIGRAHREQIASITRKNKLDLLEAKVSLFTEVANEIRTPVALIAAPVEEIAKRAGDLPGLRDDVDIIRKNCERLRTLVDQILNLKSAEEGEHAASCVPERVDVREVLRTVVAAVGDAVPRRGIAVHLGLPGEALTAEMCCDHFSKIVGQILGNAYQFAESRIDVTLEGPGGEVPGDVFRVRVRDDGAGIDRAEKARIFEPFYTSDKCVSGSGLGLGLAVAKSLATRMGAVLGVESAVGQWTEFTVTVPLGAPRPVPGSDGDSGVPAGQPAVAAVQPEVQKRLPDILLAEDNADFADFFVRHLSGSYTIHCATDGRQALDLLRSRSIAAVVSDVAMKGMDGVALCAAIRNDPALDHLPVVLVSVDSSSAAKVRALEAGADAYLEKPLSVDYLDCQIRALVGIRGRLRLKFSKMPYLVMDGDAASPSGNRFMAQVNQYVMDNISNSNLSVEDIAAAVNVSRTLFFSRIKSLTGTTPNEFLRSTRLRVAAELLSKPNDLRVTEICYMVGFTSTSYFAKCFHAQFGMLPTEFMEKYRRE; from the coding sequence ATGGAATCGAGGGTGAAATGTGCGGTATGTGCGGTCGCTATGTGTCTGGTGTTGCGTGCCGGGAGCGGTATGGAGCACAAATTCAGGTATTATACCGACAACAGCGGGTTGTCGTCGAACACCATCCAGTGCCTCTATCAGGATGACAAGGGGTATGTCTGGGTCGGCACGGCCGACGGCCTCGACCGGTTCAACTCCTACGATTTCACCAACTACCGCTCCGATTACCGCCGCCGCAATACGCTCGAAAACAACTGTATTTACAGTCTTTGCGGCGAAGGGTTCCCCAACGGCGACCGCATATGGGTCGGAACCAGCGACGGGGTCTATATCTTCGACTCGAAGGACGAGTCGTTCGTCCACCTGCCCATCCTGGGCAGCGATGGCCGGGAGCGCCGCAACCTGCTGGTCTATTCGCTTGCGGCGGACGTCGCGGGCAACATGTGGATCGGGACGCTCGGCGACGGCCTCTACCGTTACAGCCTCAAGAGCGGCACGTTCGAACACTATAACGCCGCGAAATACCCCGAGGCCTTCTCGTCCGACGTCATCGTGAAGATCCTGCTCGACCACGACAACAACATCTGGGTGGCTTCGGGCGGCGGTTCGCTGCTGAGCCGCTACAACCCCGAGAACAACCGTTTCTCCACCTTCCGGGTCGAGGACACGCTCACGCGCGAGCCGATTTCGCGCATCAGTACCATGTGCCAGGATTCGTTCGGCGACATCTGGATCGCAGGGTATGCCTGCGAGCTCTACAAGTTCGAACTTTCGCGGCTGACGTTCACCTGCAACCGCCCGGAGGACGGCGAGGCGTACGGCCGCGTGCGGAGCATGATCGAATACGCCCCGGGGATAATCATGCTCGGGACGGATCACGGCCTGGTGAATTTCAATACCAAGAACCGCAGTTTCGAGCATGTCGACAACGGCACGACCAACCGGAACGGACGGCTCAACGACAAATTCATCCACTCCATCCTCAAGGATCGTGACGGCGGCGTGTGGATCGGAACCTATTTCGGCGGCATCAACTACCTCTCGCCGCTCAGTTCGCTTTTCACGCTCATCGAGGCCGGCGAGGGGTGCGGGCATATCATCAGCAAATTCTGCGAGGATCCCGAGGGGAATATCTGGATCGGCAGCGACGACGGGGGGCTGAGCCTTTACAATCCGCGTACGGGCAGCTATACGCCCGTGGCGGTCGACCCGCGCGACCGGGCGCTCAACATCCATGCGCTCACCATCGACGGCGGATGGCTGTGGGTCGGGACGTATGGCGACGGGCTTTACCGCATCGACCTGCGCACGCGGCAGATGAAGCACTTCACGCAGGCCGGCACGGGACTCGACAATCTCGACGTCTATTCGGTTTTCCGCGATTCGCGGGGGCAGTTGTGGATCGGCACCAAAATGGGCATCTGCCGTTACGACGACGTTTCGCAGACCATCACGTGCGCATTCGGCCTGGGACATAACAGCGACGTGGTGGACATCTGCGAGGATGCCCGCGGGCACCTGTGGTTCGCGTCGCTGGGCAAGGGGTTGATCCGCTACGGGTTCGACGACGGCCGGTTCGCCCTCTGTTCGCACGATTCCGGGGGCGGGCTTTCCGATTTCGTGAGCTGCCTGGCCGTCGAGGGGGACAACCTGTGGATCGGCACCCACGGCTGCGGGCTTTGCCGTTACGACATCGCGGCCGACACGCTCTCCAGGGAGTTCGACATGCTGCCCTACGGCAACTGCGCCGTGTTCCAGATCGTGCAGAACGGCGGCGAACTGTGGCTCACGACCAACCGCGGGCTGCTGAAATACAGCCCCGGGAACGGCCCGCAGTCGATCTACAAGTTCACCTCCGACGACGGACTGCTGGCCAATATCTTCAATGCCAATTCGGGCATCAAGTCCTCGACCGGGCATATCTACATCGGCTGCAACAACGGCATCAACAAGTTCTATCCCTATGATTTCACGCGCCGCGAGAATTCGGCCAAACTCAGCGTCGTCTTCCCCGATTTCAAGCTCTTCAACCGCAGCGTGCCCGTGGACGGACGACTGCTGTCCAATACCATCGACTGCCAGCGCTCGGTGCGCCTGCGCGGACGGAAGATGTCGTTCAGCCTCGATTTCATTGCGCTCAACTTCTCCTCGCCGCTGAGGACGGTCTACCGTTACCGGCTGGAGAATTTCGACGACAAATGGATCACCACCGGTCTGGACGAAGGGGCCGGGGTGCAGCATGTCTCCTACACCAATCTGCCGCCGAACCGTTACCGCTTCGTCGTGAGCGCCTCGACCGGCGGCGAGCAGTTCGGCGAGGAGGCCGTGGTCGAGATCCTCGTGCTGCCGCCGTGGTGGATGGCTCGCGCCATGGTCGTGGCCTACGGCGTGCTGGCTCTGCTGGCCGTGGCGGGCGGCGGCCTGTGGCTGCGCCGCAGGATTGGCCGCGCGCACCGCGAGCAGATCGCCTCGATCACCCGCAAGAACAAGCTCGACCTGCTCGAGGCCAAGGTCAGCCTCTTCACGGAGGTGGCCAACGAAATACGTACGCCCGTCGCGCTGATTGCCGCGCCCGTCGAGGAGATCGCCAAGCGCGCCGGGGATTTGCCCGGGCTCCGCGACGACGTGGACATCATCCGCAAGAACTGCGAGCGGCTGCGGACGCTGGTCGACCAGATCCTGAACCTGAAAAGCGCGGAGGAGGGCGAGCATGCCGCCTCCTGCGTTCCGGAGCGCGTCGACGTACGGGAAGTATTGCGGACGGTGGTCGCGGCGGTGGGGGATGCCGTCCCGCGGCGGGGTATCGCGGTGCACCTCGGGCTGCCCGGCGAAGCCCTCACGGCCGAGATGTGCTGCGACCACTTCTCGAAGATCGTGGGCCAGATACTCGGTAATGCCTACCAGTTCGCCGAGAGCCGCATCGACGTGACGCTCGAAGGCCCCGGCGGGGAGGTGCCCGGCGATGTGTTCCGGGTACGTGTCCGCGACGACGGCGCGGGGATAGACCGGGCGGAGAAGGCACGGATATTCGAACCTTTCTATACGTCCGACAAGTGTGTCTCCGGCAGCGGGCTGGGGCTGGGGCTCGCCGTGGCGAAGAGCCTGGCGACCCGGATGGGCGCCGTGCTCGGGGTCGAAAGTGCCGTGGGGCAGTGGACGGAGTTTACGGTGACGGTTCCGCTCGGTGCACCCCGTCCCGTCCCCGGGTCGGATGGCGATTCCGGAGTGCCTGCCGGGCAGCCGGCCGTGGCGGCCGTGCAGCCCGAGGTGCAGAAGCGGCTGCCCGACATCCTGCTGGCCGAGGATAATGCCGACTTCGCGGACTTTTTCGTGCGGCATCTCTCCGGCAGCTATACGATCCATTGTGCGACGGACGGGCGGCAGGCGCTCGACCTGCTCCGAAGCCGGAGCATCGCGGCCGTCGTGAGCGACGTGGCGATGAAAGGGATGGACGGCGTGGCGCTCTGCGCGGCGATCCGCAACGACCCGGCGCTGGATCACCTCCCCGTGGTGCTGGTTTCGGTGGACTCCTCTTCGGCGGCGAAGGTGCGTGCGCTGGAGGCGGGTGCCGACGCCTACCTCGAAAAGCCGTTGTCGGTGGACTACCTCGACTGCCAGATACGGGCGCTTGTCGGCATCCGCGGCCGGCTGCGCCTGAAATTCTCGAAGATGCCCTACCTGGTCATGGACGGGGATGCGGCGAGCCCTTCGGGCAACCGTTTCATGGCGCAGGTGAACCAGTATGTCATGGATAACATCTCCAATTCGAATCTTTCGGTCGAGGACATCGCCGCAGCCGTGAATGTCAGCCGTACGCTCTTTTTCTCGCGCATCAAGTCGCTGACGGGCACTACGCCCAACGAGTTCCTGCGTTCCACGCGCCTCAGGGTGGCCGCCGAGCTGCTTTCCAAACCCAACGACCTGCGCGTCACGGAGATATGCTATATGGTGGGCTTCACTTCGACCTCCTATTTCGCCAAGTGCTTCCATGCGCAGTTCGGGATGCTGCCCACCGAATTCATGGAGAAATACCGCCGGGAGTGA
- a CDS encoding MATE family efflux transporter, translated as MLRDSIDYKGTAVGKLFRRFLFPTVMGMVFSAVFVITDGIFVGRGIGSDALAAVNLTAPLFTLGTGLGLMFGMGGSVVASVNLAQGKRRVAQINITQSLVIPALLIALLSALLIHCHKPLLLLLGTPPELMVPAREYLVWFTLFLAPLAVFNILMFIVRLDGAPRFAMACNIMAACINIVLDYLFIFEFGWGLAGAAIATGIGYIVGSGVMLRYMLRSSRTLHFVKLKTSYKSLRLTARNLGYMTYIGFPALLSELAISCLMIVGNYTFIRYIGKDGVAAYSIACYIFPIIFMVYNGIIQSAQPIISYNYGAGLMRRGRDAFRMALGSAFACGLAVFGFTWLFSPWIVGLFLTPDAPAYAIAVRGLPLFAAGYPFFGINVVTIGYYQSIERGRLATGLTVLRGIVLMAFCFLVLPRLAGVAGIWLAVPAAELAVTLLLLVLLRIGYGMRR; from the coding sequence ATGTTACGCGACAGTATCGATTACAAAGGCACGGCGGTCGGCAAACTCTTCCGCCGCTTTCTTTTCCCCACGGTCATGGGGATGGTCTTCTCGGCGGTGTTCGTCATCACCGACGGGATATTCGTAGGCCGCGGCATCGGCAGCGACGCACTGGCGGCAGTCAACCTCACCGCCCCGCTCTTCACGCTCGGCACGGGGCTCGGGCTGATGTTCGGCATGGGCGGCTCGGTGGTGGCGTCGGTGAACCTGGCACAGGGCAAACGCCGCGTGGCCCAGATCAACATCACGCAGTCGCTGGTCATACCGGCCCTGCTGATCGCGCTGCTCAGCGCCCTGCTGATCCATTGCCACAAACCGTTGCTGCTGCTGTTGGGCACGCCGCCCGAGCTGATGGTTCCCGCGCGCGAATACCTCGTGTGGTTCACGCTCTTCCTCGCGCCGCTGGCCGTCTTCAACATCCTGATGTTCATCGTGCGGCTCGACGGCGCGCCCCGGTTCGCCATGGCGTGCAACATCATGGCGGCCTGCATAAACATCGTACTCGACTACCTCTTCATCTTCGAATTCGGGTGGGGGCTCGCAGGCGCGGCCATCGCAACGGGCATCGGCTATATCGTAGGCTCGGGCGTGATGCTGCGGTACATGCTGCGCAGCAGCCGCACGCTGCATTTCGTGAAGCTCAAAACCAGCTACAAGAGCCTGCGCCTCACGGCCCGCAACCTGGGCTACATGACCTACATCGGGTTCCCGGCGCTGCTGAGCGAACTGGCGATCTCGTGCCTGATGATCGTGGGCAACTATACGTTCATCCGCTACATCGGCAAGGACGGCGTGGCGGCGTACAGCATCGCCTGCTATATCTTCCCGATCATCTTCATGGTCTACAACGGCATCATCCAGTCGGCACAGCCGATCATCAGCTACAACTACGGCGCAGGGTTGATGCGGCGCGGCAGGGATGCGTTCAGGATGGCCCTCGGCTCGGCGTTCGCCTGCGGGCTGGCGGTATTCGGGTTCACATGGCTGTTCAGCCCGTGGATCGTGGGGCTGTTCCTGACGCCCGACGCCCCGGCCTATGCAATCGCCGTGCGCGGCCTGCCGCTCTTCGCCGCCGGGTATCCCTTTTTCGGAATCAACGTCGTCACGATCGGCTACTACCAGAGCATCGAGCGGGGACGGCTTGCGACGGGGCTCACCGTACTTCGGGGCATCGTGCTGATGGCTTTCTGCTTCCTCGTGCTGCCGCGGCTGGCGGGCGTCGCGGGGATCTGGCTCGCGGTACCGGCGGCCGAACTGGCCGTGACGCTGCTCCTGCTCGTACTGCTGCGCATCGGCTACGGGATGAGGCGGTAA
- a CDS encoding Crp/Fnr family transcriptional regulator: MDFARILTERYALSDEGTGLLMQSATLTQHARKEVIIEEGQRDPDVCFVAEGSVRTYVMREDKCVIVSFSFEGDPATATLGTQPGGLSRQTIETMEPTTLVRIPRARMDALFAGNVELADWGRRMAEEQLRRHEDYFADYAWRDKREQYGLMLRKYPQLMQRIALKDLAAYLFLTPQSLSRIRAGVK; this comes from the coding sequence ATGGATTTCGCACGGATATTGACCGAACGCTACGCACTCTCGGACGAGGGCACGGGTCTGCTCATGCAATCCGCCACGCTGACGCAACACGCCCGCAAGGAGGTCATCATCGAGGAGGGGCAGCGCGACCCGGACGTCTGCTTCGTGGCCGAGGGTTCGGTGCGCACGTATGTCATGCGCGAGGACAAATGCGTCATCGTCTCCTTCTCGTTCGAAGGCGACCCTGCAACGGCGACACTCGGCACACAGCCCGGCGGGCTATCGCGCCAGACGATCGAAACGATGGAGCCCACGACCCTGGTACGCATCCCGCGTGCCCGCATGGACGCCCTCTTCGCCGGGAATGTCGAGCTGGCCGACTGGGGACGGCGCATGGCCGAGGAGCAGTTGCGCCGCCACGAGGACTATTTCGCCGACTATGCCTGGCGCGACAAACGCGAACAGTACGGCCTCATGTTGCGCAAATATCCCCAGCTGATGCAGCGCATCGCCCTGAAAGACCTCGCGGCCTACCTCTTTCTCACGCCCCAAAGCCTGAGCCGCATCCGCGCCGGGGTCAAATGA
- a CDS encoding Hsp20/alpha crystallin family protein, translated as MTPARTNQNWLPSIFNEFLDNNWLAERRNATAPAVNIIEDEDEYKVEVAAPGMTREDFKVHINEDNELIISLEKKSEEKEEDKKRKGTYLRREFSYTQFQQSLLLPDNIEREKISAKVENGVMTIDIPKKKVEELAAATRQIEVK; from the coding sequence ATGACACCTGCAAGAACGAATCAGAACTGGCTGCCGAGCATTTTCAACGAATTTCTGGATAACAACTGGCTCGCCGAGCGCCGCAACGCCACGGCTCCTGCCGTCAACATCATCGAAGACGAAGACGAGTACAAAGTGGAGGTCGCCGCTCCGGGCATGACCCGTGAGGATTTCAAAGTCCACATCAACGAGGACAACGAGCTGATCATCTCCCTGGAGAAGAAATCCGAGGAGAAGGAGGAAGACAAGAAACGCAAGGGTACCTACCTGCGCCGCGAATTTTCCTATACGCAGTTCCAGCAGAGCCTGCTGCTGCCCGACAACATCGAGCGCGAGAAAATTTCGGCCAAGGTCGAAAACGGCGTGATGACCATCGACATCCCCAAGAAGAAGGTCGAGGAACTCGCCGCCGCCACGCGCCAGATCGAAGTGAAATAG
- a CDS encoding (Fe-S)-binding protein codes for MKVGLFIPCYINAVYPGVGRASYELLGRLGCEVDYPLGQTCCGQPMANAGFEKDARALAEHMDALFAQYDYVVGPSASCVVFVREGYPRLLDNYREHACVDSRIWEICEFIHDVVKPAKLDARFPHRVSVHNSCHGVRKMGLSSPSELNVPYMSKLRDLLSLVGGIDIAEPSRRDECCGFGGMFSVEENAVSVCMGRDKVRDHMATGAEYITGADSSCLMHMQGVIDHDKLPIRTIHAVEILNSKL; via the coding sequence ATGAAAGTAGGATTGTTCATACCCTGTTATATCAACGCCGTCTACCCCGGGGTGGGGCGTGCGTCGTACGAATTGCTCGGGCGGCTGGGCTGCGAGGTGGATTATCCCCTCGGACAGACCTGCTGCGGGCAGCCGATGGCCAATGCCGGGTTCGAGAAGGACGCCCGGGCGCTGGCAGAACACATGGATGCGCTTTTTGCGCAGTACGACTACGTGGTCGGGCCTTCGGCCAGCTGCGTGGTTTTCGTGCGCGAGGGCTATCCGCGGTTGTTGGACAATTACCGCGAGCATGCCTGCGTCGATTCGCGTATCTGGGAGATCTGCGAGTTCATCCACGACGTGGTGAAGCCCGCGAAGCTGGATGCACGTTTCCCGCACCGGGTGAGCGTGCACAACTCCTGCCACGGGGTGCGCAAAATGGGGCTGTCATCGCCCAGCGAGCTGAACGTGCCCTATATGTCGAAGCTGCGCGACCTGCTCTCGCTGGTCGGGGGCATCGACATCGCCGAGCCGTCGCGCCGCGACGAATGCTGTGGTTTCGGCGGCATGTTCTCCGTCGAGGAGAACGCCGTGTCGGTCTGCATGGGGCGCGACAAGGTGCGCGACCACATGGCTACGGGTGCCGAATACATTACGGGCGCCGACTCTTCGTGCCTGATGCACATGCAGGGGGTTATCGACCACGACAAACTCCCGATCCGCACCATCCATGCCGTTGAAATCCTCAATTCGAAGTTATGA
- a CDS encoding lactate utilization protein B: MSTHSKAAAKFIADAERTAWHDKALYAVREKRDKMARTVPEWEDLRRMSSEIKRHTLSHLGHYLEEFERNATANGMAVHWAADADEMNATVWRLVQEHGGRNLIKSKSMLSEECGLTPYLRERGVDAVESDLGERIMQLLELPPSHIVLPAIGVRREEVGELFEREFGTEHGNSDPTYLTHEARRQLRPKFLGADIAMTGVNFAVASTGTLAVCTNEGNADMGTSFPDLHIAIMGLEKVIPDMQALAVFTRLLARSGTGQPVTSYTSLYRKPAPGKRIHVVIVDNGRSEWLADAAHRNMLKCLRCGACMNTCPVYRRSGGYSYSYFIPGPLGINLSMLRSPKLHHGNVSACSLCYSCSDVCPAMIDLGEQIYAWRQELAPMHLADPVKKLTVKGMDFIMGGRRRFYGGIALARVAEHLPHAVLNNRFNPWSAPGRDMPPFAPKTFNALWKRGEVKSGKTSKDE, encoded by the coding sequence ATGAGCACCCACTCCAAAGCCGCCGCGAAATTCATCGCCGACGCCGAACGCACGGCGTGGCACGACAAGGCGCTTTACGCCGTACGCGAAAAGCGCGACAAGATGGCACGCACGGTGCCCGAATGGGAAGACCTGCGGCGCATGTCGTCCGAGATCAAGCGCCATACGCTGAGCCATCTGGGGCATTACCTCGAAGAGTTCGAACGCAACGCCACGGCCAACGGCATGGCGGTGCACTGGGCCGCCGATGCCGACGAGATGAACGCCACGGTGTGGCGCCTGGTGCAGGAGCACGGCGGGCGGAACCTCATCAAGAGCAAGTCGATGCTCTCCGAGGAGTGCGGGCTTACGCCCTACCTGCGCGAGCGGGGCGTCGATGCCGTCGAGAGCGACCTGGGCGAGCGGATCATGCAGTTGCTGGAGCTGCCGCCCAGCCACATCGTGCTGCCCGCCATCGGCGTACGCCGTGAGGAGGTCGGCGAGCTTTTCGAACGCGAGTTCGGCACCGAGCACGGCAACAGCGATCCCACCTACCTGACGCACGAGGCTCGCCGCCAGTTGCGGCCCAAATTCCTCGGTGCCGACATCGCCATGACGGGCGTCAACTTCGCTGTGGCTTCCACGGGGACGCTGGCCGTCTGTACCAACGAGGGGAATGCCGACATGGGAACGTCGTTCCCCGACCTGCATATCGCCATCATGGGGTTGGAGAAGGTAATCCCCGACATGCAGGCGCTGGCGGTCTTCACGCGCCTCTTGGCGCGTTCGGGGACGGGGCAGCCCGTCACCTCCTACACGTCGCTCTACCGCAAGCCTGCACCGGGCAAACGGATACACGTCGTGATCGTGGACAACGGCCGCTCGGAGTGGCTGGCCGATGCCGCGCACCGCAACATGCTCAAATGCCTGCGTTGCGGCGCCTGCATGAATACCTGCCCCGTCTACCGGCGCTCGGGCGGCTATTCCTACTCCTATTTCATCCCCGGGCCGCTGGGCATCAACCTGTCGATGCTGCGTTCGCCGAAGCTCCACCACGGCAATGTCTCGGCCTGCTCGCTGTGCTACTCCTGCTCGGACGTATGCCCGGCGATGATCGACCTCGGGGAACAGATTTACGCATGGCGGCAGGAGTTGGCGCCCATGCATCTGGCCGACCCGGTAAAGAAACTGACGGTCAAAGGCATGGACTTCATCATGGGAGGGCGACGACGATTCTACGGCGGCATCGCGCTGGCCCGCGTCGCGGAACATCTCCCGCACGCCGTGCTCAACAACCGGTTCAATCCGTGGAGCGCCCCGGGCCGCGACATGCCGCCGTTCGCCCCCAAGACGTTCAATGCCCTGTGGAAGCGGGGCGAGGTAAAATCCGGAAAAACGAGTAAAGATGAATAA
- a CDS encoding LutC/YkgG family protein, translated as MNNSKENILKRIAAAGMPEYAYPDFGYEPQHFDDPAAMFAQRLRAAGGEAVWLDGATTLDEVVRRCYPDAKSVASALPEVTLATVNPDRVEDPRELVDIDLGVVSGAFGVAENGAVWIPQDIRHKALYFGATALMVVIPRDALVDTMHEAVVRPEVGDFAYGCFMSGPSKTADIEQALVFGAHGPMSVTVVLR; from the coding sequence ATGAATAACAGCAAGGAAAACATACTGAAACGGATCGCCGCGGCGGGAATGCCCGAATACGCATACCCCGACTTCGGCTACGAACCCCAGCATTTCGACGACCCTGCGGCGATGTTCGCCCAGCGGCTCCGGGCGGCCGGGGGCGAGGCCGTATGGCTGGACGGGGCAACGACGCTCGATGAGGTCGTACGCCGCTGCTACCCCGATGCGAAGAGTGTCGCTTCGGCACTGCCCGAAGTGACGCTCGCCACGGTGAATCCCGACCGGGTCGAAGACCCGCGCGAGTTGGTCGACATAGATCTGGGGGTCGTTTCGGGGGCGTTCGGCGTCGCCGAGAACGGTGCCGTGTGGATCCCGCAGGACATCCGCCACAAGGCGCTCTATTTCGGCGCCACGGCGCTGATGGTCGTCATCCCGCGCGATGCGCTGGTCGATACGATGCACGAAGCCGTCGTGCGCCCCGAAGTCGGGGACTTCGCCTACGGGTGTTTCATGTCGGGCCCTTCGAAGACTGCCGACATCGAACAGGCGCTGGTGTTCGGCGCTCACGGGCCGATGTCCGTCACCGTCGTGCTGCGCTGA
- a CDS encoding copper homeostasis protein CutC: MTTELCAYSVEACETARRAGVTRVELCASPYEGGTTPSAAAIRMARRIGGLQLSVMVRPRGGDFLYSDTEFRQMLEEVRFARECGADGVVFGVLTPDGRVDVQRTAALVAEAGPMQTTFHRAFDMACDLEEALEATVAAGCRRILTSGGRNTAVEGIDTLRALVAQAAGRIELMAGSGVNPSNVRQLAATGVDAVHFSARSVRPGGMVFRNPHVSMGGCGDVSEYDLLCADERLIRQILTLLEP; this comes from the coding sequence ATGACGACCGAACTTTGCGCCTACAGCGTCGAGGCGTGCGAGACTGCCCGCCGTGCGGGTGTCACGCGCGTGGAATTGTGTGCCTCCCCTTACGAGGGCGGCACGACCCCTTCGGCTGCCGCCATCCGTATGGCGCGCCGTATCGGAGGGTTGCAGCTCAGCGTGATGGTGCGTCCCCGCGGCGGGGATTTCCTCTATTCCGATACCGAATTCCGCCAAATGCTCGAAGAGGTGCGCTTCGCCCGCGAATGTGGCGCCGACGGCGTGGTCTTCGGCGTGCTCACCCCCGACGGGCGGGTCGACGTGCAGCGTACGGCTGCCCTGGTCGCCGAGGCGGGGCCGATGCAGACCACCTTTCACCGGGCGTTCGACATGGCGTGCGACCTGGAGGAGGCGCTCGAAGCGACGGTGGCTGCCGGATGCCGCCGGATCCTGACCTCGGGGGGCCGCAATACGGCCGTCGAAGGCATCGACACGCTGCGGGCGTTGGTGGCGCAGGCCGCCGGGCGCATCGAACTGATGGCCGGCAGCGGCGTCAACCCCTCGAATGTGCGGCAGCTGGCGGCCACGGGCGTCGATGCCGTGCATTTCAGCGCCCGCAGCGTGCGTCCGGGCGGCATGGTTTTCCGCAACCCGCATGTTTCGATGGGCGGCTGCGGCGATGTTTCCGAATACGATCTTCTTTGTGCCGACGAACGGCTCATCCGACAAATACTTACCCTGCTCGAACCATGA